AACATACCCAAAGTTCTTGCGTGTACACAAATGACAATGCCTGGCttgcacactgcaaacacagagccTGGCATGATTTTGTGTCCCTGTGGAGATAATTAATGTGACAGGACCGCAGAGGAAATGACAAAACCGAGACGACTGCATCAACCGGTTGTTACAAAAACCTCTTTTTTGAGCTTTAAAACGCTGTCAATGAAACTGTGGTggcctttttcatttttaatgaaaactatGTATTATTCATAGCTATTGAAAGCTATTCATAAGCTATTTAAAGGATTTGCCTGAAGAATGAACCTCTTCCTAATTCCCGTCAACTCCAGGTGATGtacatggaggaggagaaagtgttCAGCATCGAGCAGGTCACTGGCATGCTGCTGACCAAACTGAAGGAGACTGCTGAAAGTGCGCTGAAGAAACCGGTTGCAGACTGTGTCATCTCGGTAAGCATCTCTGCAGACATCTGCAATGGTTTCACGGCTTCAGCAGGGTGTCTGAAAATCTACAAAACTCCTGAAATAGAATTGTCTGTGCAGTGCATTCGTTGACTGCTTATCCAGGTCCACCTAGACGTCTTGTTTTTGTGGCAACATATCTTATCTAATTGGCTTTAAATGTCTAATGAGGTGTTAATTTTCTTGTTGGATCCCTGCACACAGCTTATTTAAGGATGTGACACTGCACTGACAAGGCTTCAAAAAATGTGTGACTCACCTTACTTACTGTACTTTCTGCCATTCTCTTTACTTAAATGAAATATTGCGTTGCATTTACATCCTGGTATTTTGAGTGGCAGCTATTAATGTCGTCCTGTTGCATTTTCAAGTAGATTGGGTTATAAAATACCTGGAGAAAGCTGCCTCCAAGGTGTTTAAATGTATTACCACCTGttcatgtgacattttgagCTCAAAGCACTTCACCAGATGTCTTGTCTGAAAGCTTAATTTCCTCCTTTGCACCTTGTTGGTGAAGagtgggatgtgtgtgtgttccttgcTGTGCTCAGTATATGAATTCACCAGCAGCATCTGTTATGTAATGTTACAGATCTCGACAAAGAGGCTGTTACTTTCACTCGTCCTAAATCTACAGTTTGCGTCAGCCCTGGAGATGGATAACATGTTATTATTACTGTAGCCAATAGCTAAATTTAGCCCTTGAGCTTTTCCACAaggagatgttttgttttggcacCCGGAGTATCTGACATGGTAACATTATCCAGACATCTTGTGATGCAGGCAATTAATTGTGATGTCTTTGGCATCTTATCAGTGTCTTACAGTAATAACATGTgtatatttttttgttattggtGATTACATGTAAATCCCTTATTCTGAGACTTGTCGACACTAGTACCTTCACTCACTGAGACTCAGTAATGTTTTGTATTAACGCTGCATTGTTTTCCCCCTCCCAGGTCCCCAGCTACTTCACTGATGCAGAGAGAAGATCTGTCATGGACGCAGCTCAGATTGCAGGCCTCAACTGTCTACGACTAATGAATGAGACCACTGCAGGTACACTGACACGTGGTTTACACTGCAAGACAGGCAACACCTGAGTCATTGTAACTAGTTCATCCCATTTGGGGCTTTTAGATAATTTTAacactgtgctgtgaaatgaatgaatattgaGTTGTCAACTTGTAGCTAAGTATGTGGCGAAATGTAGCATGTTGACTAGTATGCTGATTCAGTGGTGGTCACAAGCTAACACCAGATTATACCTGATTGTTGCAGTGACTCTGGCATATGGCATTTACAAGCAGGACCTGCCAGCTCCAGAGGAGAAGCCCAGGATAGTGGTGTTTGTGGACCTGGGCCACTCGGGTTACCAGGTGTCAGTTTGTGCCTTCAACAAGGGAAAGCTCAAGGTGATTAATGAATAATTCGTGTCCATTTTGAAACGCAGTACTGAAGGGGTGAGAGGTAGCAGGGCAGGTTACGATGATACGGCATTATGCGCTTGTCGGTTTTGCCCCAGAAAGTTGCTAAtggcctttttttcctcatgtggGCAGTAATAAACAGTGCAGGCAAAGATGGAACCTATTAGCGGAAAACATTTAATCTGCAGAACTAGGACTGTATTTTGGGCCAAATGAGGTCAAAACCAAAGTGATTCTTTTACAAAAACAATTGCCAATTCTTAACTAATGTGAGAATTTAGTAGAAAGACCTAACAGTTTGTTTAATAGAAACATATGTATTGAATTGATCAATAAAACTGTGCaggtctatttttttttatccttgcATGCATTCAGCCTAAGCACAGACATATGCAGGGATTTgaattgtttattatttatttatccagtAGTTTGATAATTTGCCATCACTTTCAAATAACCCCGTTATCTTCCTCCGTTATCAGATCTTGGCCACGGCGTTTGATTCAGAGCTTGGCGGGAAGGGCTTTGATGACATCCTGGTCAACCACTTCTGTGAGGAGTTTGGAAAGAAGTACAAGCTGGATGTGAAGTCCAAGCCTCGAGCGCTGGTGCGACTCTACCAAGAGTGTGAGAAGCTCAAGAAGCTGATGAGTGCCAACTCCTCGGACCTCCCTCTCAACATTGAGTGCTTCATGAATGACATCGATGTCTCCGGTAAACTTAACAGGTGAGATGCAAAGTTATTTTTCATAACTAAAAGTTCAACAATAGgtacaacacaaacaatttATTAATGAGGGCTTGAGAAACACTAGCCTTTTTTGAGTTTTATTATCTGTGGACTCACGTCAGAGGGCTGTTTTAGCTaagcacaaataaaaaatgGTGTTGATATAATTAGAAATGACTTTTGTCAGAGGTACCCAGCATCCATCTGCCTGTCTCACACCGTTCCTGAGTAAGTGTGTGAGTCTATTAATAATCTATGATCATGTGTCCCCAGAGGTCAGTTTGAGGAGATGTGTGCAGGGCTGCTGGCCAAAGTAGAGGGTCCCCTGCGCAGCGTCATGGAACAAGCTAGTGAGTACATCTGCCTTCAAAAGCAGCTGGACTATCCCTGTcagcacatgcacacccacacagacaagGTTCAGTCACGTGCTCTCACTGAGACAGCCCTACCCTCCGGACACTGGCAGCACGCCAGCCTTCCTGCCTTTCCTTTAATCATTTCTTGCTTACTCCCAATTTGTGCTTGCTCTTGCTTGGCAATTTGGAGCAGTCATGTGGCAAATACTTAGCAAAAAATCTATTTGGGTGTACCAGAATTGTAGTTTTAATTGTTGTAATGTGTTAGTTTTGAAGAAAAAGCATCGTGGATGTCACAACATGTGTGGCTTTAAGACTGCTGAGCTGCTCCTACTGCTATTTCAGAATCAGACCTGTGTTTAGTCTGAATATTTGAGTGAAGCTGCAAACTTTAACTAGCATGTTTTATAACATTCTTTTTACCTGCTTCCTGCATCCAGAGCTGAAAAAGGAAGACATTTATGCAGTGGAGATCGTGGGCGGTGCCTCCAGAATCCCTGCCATCAAAGAGCGAATCAGCAAGTTCTTCGGCAAAGAGCTGAGCACCACCTTGAATGCAGACGAGGCTGTTGCCAGAGGCTGTGCTCTGCAGGTACAGCTCACCTGTCATGACTGACGCTTTGGGTCATTGGGAGGAAtctgacacatgcacatgttACTGGCTTTATGTCTGGTTACAAATGCAAATCAgataatgtttttcttttttctcatgattggaaattcagtgtttgtgttgttcagTGATATTCTTGCTCCTGGTCATATGAAAGTGACTTCAAGACAAAACTTGCTAACTTGTGTTGTTGTAATGTTCTTCTCTTCTCAGTGTGCTATCTTGTCACCAGCGTTCAAAGTCAGAGAGTTCTCCATTACAGATGTTGTTCCCTACGCCATCTCCCTAAAATGGAATTCAGCCGCCGAGGAGGGACTGAGGTACGATGTGGGGTGATGTGGTCGTGAGAACGGGTTTGAGTGAGGAGTCGGACAGCATAATTTTGGATGTACTGGAGTTTATTGAGAGCTTCAGAGGTGGAACCGAAGAAAATGTTGTTATAGTAATCTAGGCGGGAAGTGGCAATGGCGTGAATGAGGGTTTCGGCaactgaaaaagagagagatgggcaGAGACGGGCAATgctgcagaggtggaagaaTGCAGCTCCACCTTATACTTACCTTACCTTAAACTTTAGCTGTCCATCAGAAACTACTTAGAAATAGTCTTGTTTTCAACAAGTCTCAATATTAAATCTTGCAGTTAAGACGTTAGAGGcccacatgtgactgttttTTTAATACCACCCCTTTTGTGCTATAACCAATTTGTGCTGCAAGGTTTTCagccacacctgcacacacccacagtccATTTATACCTTGTGCACTCAGTCTCTGCCAGTTGCACTGACATTTCATAAATTATGACACAGTGCCAACTAGTGCACAGTTCTGTAAAATATGAGCAATTCATGGCGATTTTTACATATTGCTGTAAAACCTGGATCTAAGTTGTAAGAGTCTGAACTTTTGTTGTCCCACTGACCTCCTCTTACTGTGATTTTACAGTGATTGTGAGGTTTTCCCGAAGGGCCACCCAGCTCCCTTCTCCAAAGTTTTGACCTTCTTCCGGAAAGAGCCCTTCAGCCTTGAAGCTTACTACAATAACCCCAAGGAGCTGCCCTACCCCAACACCTCTATAGGTACTGCAAGTTCAACTTCTGTAAGAGATATGTTGTGGAAAATAAGTATGGACATTAagtccttttttgtttgttttgttaaaaaaaacaaaaaaacaaaaccctacAAGCAGCTGCATTTTATGTTGATTTTGGCGGCCCCTGTGGACAAATGTGGTGGTTTTTCCTAGAAGGAAGACTGCATTTCCTTCAAAAACCACTGCATTTCGTTGTGAATATCTTGATCTGGCCAGTGggtgcatttattttgaaagcgaGTGaaagaaattctgtttttgtatgttaaacacagctgtttgcagaATGCATAGCGATGAGGTCATGCATCTATTTGTGGTTATGTAAGATGAATAACTGTCATATGACAATAGTGAAACAAAGTAAACTTTGTTTTAGCCACCAACGTGGATTCATATATTGATGTAAAACCTCATCTTGCAATTTATTtcataaatgaaacagacatTACATGCCTGtcgaggaggaagagggccaACACAGGATCAGTTTTGAATCGTTTCAAATCCcacatttctctccatctgttgaaTGACCGAGCAAGGTTGACTCGTGCTTTCACCCACACTCTATCACTAtcccttttatttatttattttattttgttcttctgtcagtttcttttcttctctttgctgaTCCTGCCATAGTTTCAGCCATAACCACACAACATAATGTCAACTGCTCACTGCCAAACTTTGCCTtagaaaatgtaaagtttgaagTGTGACACTGATGATTGACTTGGAGATAGCTGATTTTCACTTTGACATATGCTCCCGCTCCTCGTTAGATTTGTTAGCTCCTACTTTTGAGTGGTTGCAGCTACTTTGCAGTTAGAATGATGCCAGCCTTTAAGCATGTAAACATTAATCACCAACTCTGTTCAGCTTTTTGTCACAAGAAGTTTGATATCATACTAAAGAACCTATTTGCTCTTTTAATTCTAAAAAGAGGATAATTTCACATATTCTAACCTGTGACCCTACAGGCCAGTTCCTGGTCCAGAATGTGGTTCCTCAGGCGTCTGGGGAGAGCGCAAAGGTCAAGGTGAAGGTGCGGGTCAACGTTCATGGTGTGTTCAGTGTCTCGAGCGCCTCACTAGTAGAGGTTGTGAAAccagctgagggagaggagccAATGGAGACCGACCAGAttgtgaaggaggaggaggtgcgtACCGTGTGCTTGCACTGGGTGAAAGGAATTATGATATacggtgtgtgcgtgcacgtgtgggtgtgtgtgagagacagagatactCCTGGTTTGCTGTATGCTGTTTGCCTTGTGTTTCCCCTCAGAGATCCCACTGTGTCAATCTGGCCACACCTTGGTTCTTAATAGTCATCACTCTGGAATTTATATGTCCTGCCTTAACAAGCTTGAATGGGTTAGATTTATTTCTTTAACATGTCTTTATAATTTGTTtggcattttattttgctttgctgGTTAACGTGCACTCCAGAGCCACCTGATGGACTGCATTTGCATTCATGCTggcctttttcctcaaagtAAAACCAGccataaaaaaacatgttatgTCTTCAATACCTTTTACATACtatgtcttttcttttgtcacCGTGTGTCAGAACAAAATGCAGGTGGACCAGGAAGATCAGAAACCTCAGGCTGGAGACAACGGAGACAAGAAATCAGAAGCTGAGGAGATGGAGGTAACCTTGTGCTGGGCGATAAGGCAGTCACCATACTGTCAATGAAGTTTTGATACTGTACAGCATTAAGAACCAAGTGTGGTTGTTTGAATTTATAATCAAGACCGagaatttcttgtttttatttatttatttctttttttaagcattACATGATGGCACATTTGGTCTCCTATTCAGATTGAGAATATAAGGATTTCATAGAAATTGCACGTCATGAGAAATAGCACTCTGGCATCACATGGAAACTGTTGTTGTGAAATTGTTTTCAGCTGTATCGCCCAGCACTAAGGTGACCATTAAGAATTCCTAACTTTACATTCctttacatgttttatgtttcacaaAGGCACAATTGGCATTCAGCAAAggatattttgtgttttcatgcacgcacacacacctgcacatacagaaaaaaacactataTCTGAACATTTCAGTATtacttctgtttctgttttagtgAGTTCAAGGGAAATTTGTAAGAGtaaccccactaaaaacatttaaagagaaCAATAAATATTCAGAACAATAAGTAAGGGAATAATGATTATTTCAGATGTTGTGGTTGTCCACTGATCACAGAGTTCAGCAGTTCAGTCCCCACCTCCTCTTGTCCACATGACGTGTGGACAAGAGGACCCCAAATTGCCCCCGATGGTCAGGCCAGCACACTGCGTGGTAGCTCACTGCcgtctgtgtttgagtgtgtgtgtgtgtgtgtgtgtgtgtgtgtgtgtgtgtgtgaatggaacCTTGCAAAGGCATTTGgagaaaatatataaatgtagccatttattatttttgacCACATGTAcccactgaaaaacaaagggCAGCACGGTGGTGCAGTGGTTagcactgttgcctcacagcagGAAGGTTCCTGGTTCAAACTGGCCGTCAGGgacctttctgtgtggactttGCATGTTCTGCTCGTGGCTTCCTCCCACACGCAGGTTAATTGATAACTCTAAAATGActgtaggtgtgaatgtgactgtgatggttgtttgtctccatGTGTCACCTTGTGCTGAACTGGCGACCTGTCCTGTCAGCTGGGAtgggctccagcccccccgcgACCCGCCAAAGAATCAGTGATGATAATTGGATGAAATTTAatgttttcaccaaaaaaaaaaaacacaaaaggcaatATAAAATCTGACCCCACGCAGTGACTGTAGCATCGCAGTTAAGAAACTTTTCTGCTGTAAGAGCATCTTTTAGAGAATAATAAGACCATCCGAATTGACAAACAGTGAATTTTCAAGTTGCACTTGTGTATGTCATAGTTATATGATTTTCATCTCTCCTTTTTTAGACGACGGAGGACGCtaagcaggagaagaagaacgacCAGCCTCCTCAGGCCAAGAAGCCCAAAGTGAAAACGAAGACGGTGGAGCTGCCCATAGAGAACAATTTGCACTGGCAGCTGTCCACTGACGTACTAAATATGTTTGTGGAGAATGAGGTAATGCTCTAAAAATCACCAGGAATGTCTAATGTGCACTCATGGTATTTGTCCAAGCAATGTGCTCGTCAGACTTGCTGGTCCTGCTttcataaaagacaaaaaggaatgATTGTTGGCCACTTTATCATTTCTAATTATagttattttaacatttaaagagaCTTTTCCTACTTCTAGTCTTCACAAGCTTACATTTAGATACAACATGATTTGAACATTTTACcaaatttattattattatttagttcTCTATTAAAGGTTTATTGTCTaataacaggaagtgtgttGAATCAAATATGATAAAGTTATGTTCTAATCGGTATTTTTTTGTGACTTTGTGACTCTTCCAG
Above is a window of Chaetodon auriga isolate fChaAug3 chromosome 15, fChaAug3.hap1, whole genome shotgun sequence DNA encoding:
- the hspa4a gene encoding heat shock 70 kDa protein 4a, which translates into the protein MSVVGFDLGFQSCYVAVARAGGIETVANEYSDRCTPSFVSFGPRNRSIGAAAKSQVVTNCQNTVQGFKRFHGRGFADPYVQSAKSNLVYNLAQMPSGSTGIKVMYMEEEKVFSIEQVTGMLLTKLKETAESALKKPVADCVISVPSYFTDAERRSVMDAAQIAGLNCLRLMNETTAVTLAYGIYKQDLPAPEEKPRIVVFVDLGHSGYQVSVCAFNKGKLKILATAFDSELGGKGFDDILVNHFCEEFGKKYKLDVKSKPRALVRLYQECEKLKKLMSANSSDLPLNIECFMNDIDVSGKLNRGQFEEMCAGLLAKVEGPLRSVMEQAKLKKEDIYAVEIVGGASRIPAIKERISKFFGKELSTTLNADEAVARGCALQCAILSPAFKVREFSITDVVPYAISLKWNSAAEEGLSDCEVFPKGHPAPFSKVLTFFRKEPFSLEAYYNNPKELPYPNTSIGQFLVQNVVPQASGESAKVKVKVRVNVHGVFSVSSASLVEVVKPAEGEEPMETDQIVKEEENKMQVDQEDQKPQAGDNGDKKSEAEEMETTEDAKQEKKNDQPPQAKKPKVKTKTVELPIENNLHWQLSTDVLNMFVENEGKMIMQDKLEKERNDAKNCVEEYVYDMRDKLHGALEKFVNEADRDAFSLKLEDTENWLYEDGEDQQKQVYIDRLAELKKFGQPIQERYMEAEERPKAFEELGRQIQLYMKIIEAYKAKDEQYSHLDELEVTRVDKQVNDAMVWMNSKMNQQNSQDLTLEPVIKVGEIKAKVKELYSACNPVVSKPKPKVEPPKEEKTENGPVNGQEGTENQPCNPDKATSAGTEQGTAENKLPEMDID